From Hydractinia symbiolongicarpus strain clone_291-10 chromosome 12, HSymV2.1, whole genome shotgun sequence, one genomic window encodes:
- the LOC130622681 gene encoding M-phase-specific PLK1-interacting protein-like isoform X1: MAIKAKPFNKKKIMQRYNSPGRRGGSFNNSGSYSPRNSPQNQFNSSFQFAPPAYQQQHLNQSTPHANWQQQQQHRSYQFRPRYESPYKKNYNERNTSIEAYFKPSMLEDPWKKLEEKMLKKKMEEEEK, encoded by the exons ATGGCAATCAAAGCCAAGCCCTTCAACAAG aaaaaaattatgcagaGGTATAATTCTCCTGGAAGAAGGGGTGGCTCATTTAATAACAGTGGAAGTTATTCACCAAGAAATTCACCGCAAAACCAGTTCAACTCATCCTTTCAATTTGCACCACCTGCGTATCAACAGCAACATTTAAACCAATCGACACCCCATGCAAATTGGCAGCAGCAGCAACAGCATAGAAGTTATCAATTCCGGCCAAGATACGAAAGTCCTTATAAAAAG AATTACAACGAACGAAACACTTCAATCGAAGCCTACTTCAAACCCTCAATGCTTGAAGATCCGTGGAAGAAATTGgaagaaaaaatgttgaaaaagaagATGGAAGAGGAGGAAAAATGA
- the LOC130622681 gene encoding M-phase-specific PLK1-interacting protein-like isoform X2 — MQRYNSPGRRGGSFNNSGSYSPRNSPQNQFNSSFQFAPPAYQQQHLNQSTPHANWQQQQQHRSYQFRPRYESPYKKNYNERNTSIEAYFKPSMLEDPWKKLEEKMLKKKMEEEEK; from the exons atgcagaGGTATAATTCTCCTGGAAGAAGGGGTGGCTCATTTAATAACAGTGGAAGTTATTCACCAAGAAATTCACCGCAAAACCAGTTCAACTCATCCTTTCAATTTGCACCACCTGCGTATCAACAGCAACATTTAAACCAATCGACACCCCATGCAAATTGGCAGCAGCAGCAACAGCATAGAAGTTATCAATTCCGGCCAAGATACGAAAGTCCTTATAAAAAG AATTACAACGAACGAAACACTTCAATCGAAGCCTACTTCAAACCCTCAATGCTTGAAGATCCGTGGAAGAAATTGgaagaaaaaatgttgaaaaagaagATGGAAGAGGAGGAAAAATGA